cctgctgctgctcctgctgctgctcctgctgctgctgctgctcctgctgctgctcctgctcctgctcctgctgctgctcctgctgctgctcccGCTGCTGCTCGGGCTCCGGGAGGGAGAGGGTGTTGTCCTGGCTCTCTTTCTCCTTGAAGGTGCTGAAGAAGGAGTTGACCTTGTCCCTCAGGTCCTTCTCTAGGAAGCTCAAGTGGCCTTCCACGTCCCCCGCATGGGGGCCCAGCTTCTGCCTGAGCTGTTCCATCTGCTGCACCAGAGCTTTGTTGAAGTTCTCCCCGTAGGGCTCCACCCGGAGCCGGAACTCCTCCACATGCCGGTCCAAGTGCCCGCCCAGCTCTGCCAGCGACTTCTGCAGCCCCTCGGTGTTGCCCCTCAGGTTGCCACGCATGTCCTCGGCCAAGGGCGCCAGCCTCTGCCGCAGCTCCTCCGCACTGGCCGAGATCCTGGCCTTGAGCTCCTCGGCGTTCTTCTTCATCTGGAAGGCCAGGCCCTCGAGCTGGTGGTTGAGCTTCTCCTGTGCGTCCTGAGCATAGGGAGCCAGGCTGCGGCGCAGCTCCTCCACGGTCTGGTCGATCTTGACTTTGAACTCGTCGGCGTAGGGCGTGAGGCGCTCCTTGAGCTCCTCCACGTTCTGGTCGATCTTGGCCTTGAGCTGGTCTGCGTGGGGCCTCAGCGAGGTCTGCAGGCTGTCGGCGTTCTCCCGCAGCACTCTCTCCATGCGCTGTGCGTAGGGGGTCAGCTGGCGCCGCAGCTGCTCAGTCTGCGTGTTGACCTGGGTGCGCAGCTGGTCCGTGTAGGGCTCCAGGCGCTGCTGCAGCTCTCGCACATTTTCCCCGATCTTCTGGCTCACCTCATTGGCATGGGGCAGCAGCCGGGCCCTCACCTCCTCCAGCTCCTTCCGAATCTCCTCCTTCAGTTTCTCCGAGTCCTTGGCCAGGCGTTCATGCAGCTCGGTGGCAAAGGGCACCAGCTTCTTCTGCAGGTCACCTGCGTAAGTGTTCACTTCTCCAAGTTTGTCCTGGAAGAGGGCACTGTGGGGAAGGGCACAAGGAGGCCACGTTACACTTGGCACTCACGTGGCAAGACTTTGCTTGTATACCACTCACCTTATGCACACTTGCTAGGACAGGTGAGTGCTCAGGGATACCAAATTCACCCTCCCTATGGCGGTTCAGATTGGAGAGGATGGCTGTCACAGACTAAGTTATGACACTGAATTTCTATCTCGGTATCTCCCACAGACTTTGCCTCAGAATCTACCCATCATGTCACCTCCAGCAGTTTGCTTTCCCCTCCTTGTCTGCAGAGGGTGGGACTTTGGGGTCCTTCCCTGAGGGGGTGTGCTGCAACATAGGATCACGTTATGTAACAGAATGTTGTCTTCCTGACCTCTGCCGGGGTCTTCCAGCGACACAAGGTGCTGCTTTCCTTGCCTGTGCCCAGGGGCCTCCCAAATATTCCCAGCTCCCTCCCCTTGATTCCAGTGGGGCCTGTCTTTCTGAAACGTATTAGAAATCAGCTCACATGacattttcctccctccctttcttccgtGAGCCCAAATGATAGGATGTGGCCATTCGTCAAACTCTAGAACATCAAAGCAAAAGGACATCGCAGGGATGATTCGATCCAACCTTCCAGTTTACATATGTGGATCCTAGGTTCAGAGGCCCAGCCAGTTAGTGGCAGGGCAGTGGGTATCCTAAGCTCAGGGCTCCTGACTCTAAGCTCAACCCTTGCCAATACATTGCATGGTCTTTAAGAACTCCTTGTCACCACCGCACACTGTACTCCCTCTTACTTGAGTTGCTGGGTGAGTTCAGATTTCTGGAGATGTTCCACGGCCTCCTTGGCATTGCTGCTCAGCTGGCTGAAGTAGTCCCACATCACCGTGGCCACCTGGTCAGCACTGACCTCAGCCCGGGCTCCTGGGTGGTAACAGAGAAttcatgagaccctgtctcttcgtGGCCCCTCTGCTCCAGCTCTGAGCTGCAGACTGGATGATGGCGGGGGTGCCCAATCTGCAACTTTCCCTGTCTGGGCTTAGCTTTTTGGAAGCCACAGGGATATGTGAAACTGGTATAGCACCAATGCCAGTGGGCCCACCACTGGGACTGGGCCAGCTCTCCCGTGAGCCACTTGGCAGCCAGGCAGACCTCATGTCCAGCTGGGGGCTGATGGGCACTCAGAAGTGTCCTTTTGCTTTGGCCCAACTTCCATCCTGCACCACTCAGAGCAGCCGCCTAAGAGCCCCATCCGAAGATAGCTTGTACTCACCGGTGACAGCCACCAGGGCCAGGGTCAGGACCACGGCCTTCAGGAACATCCTGAGCTCCTTGCTGGGCTGGAGGAGTTTCCTGCCACCCTGGATCCTCCCTACAATCAGGGGAGCTGATGAAGAGATCCTCAGGAGAGCTCACCTGCGCTGCTGTGGGAACTGACTGAAGCTCAGAGCCAGCCAGACATTTAAACTCTCTCCCTACCACTGCCCTCCCGGctgccctccccacctccttccccagTGTGACTCCACGCTGGAAGGTGACACATTCCGAAGAGGCCTCTTGGACTTTTGTGACCCTGAGACTACGTGGAAGCTGACAGCAGACCGGGGCTTAGGCGATAGTTAGAAGTAGTGGCTGTTCTGTGCATAGGCACCCCCACTACCAACCTCAGCGTGGAAAGGAGGAGGGGAGCGGAAAACGGTGAGAGAAACACCTTGAGGAGCCCCTGAGCCCGGGACTGATGCCTCGAGGCTCTGCTGGCGGCTCTGGGTTTGTGCCAGGCTCATGGGGGGCAAAGTCCACATCTCCTCTGTCTGCCCCAGTGAAGAGAGTTCCCCCCAATCTCCACATCTGCCACTAATGCTGACTCCATCTCAGAGCACCAGACACTAGAGTGGGACCATCCAGGGCAGCAGATAGCATAGGGAGCTAAAATCTAGGTCTCTTGTCAAGGTACACCCAAGAGGAGGGGGCGCTGGAGAGCCTTTGGGCAGATGGGTGCAGGAGACAGGGCCTTATCCTGAAAGGGTTAATTGTAGTGTGCTTCATGTCCCACTCCCAAGCTGTGCCTCCTTGGTCTAGTTATTCAAAGCCCTCAGCCTCAGTCTCTCCTCTGAGCAATGCGATGGTTCAGTACATTAAAGAAGACATTGCTTGCAAAGTGGGTAGTAGGGTCCTCCCTCAGTCTCCATGGGAAATTGATTCCAGGACAaaaaaatccatggatgctcaagtccttgatataaaatggcatagtatttgcatataacctaagcACAACCTCCCACGTACTTTAAATCTCTAGACTACTTATAATAGCTAATACAACAGAAATGCTGTGTGAATGGtggttatactgtattgtttaggagACAATCACCAAAAAAGTCTGTATATGTTCAGTATAggtgcaattttctttttcttttttttttttttttgagacggagtctcactctgtcacccaggctggagtgcagtggtgcgatcttggctcactgcaatctctgcctcccaggttcaagcaattctcctgcctcagcctcctaagtagctgggactacaggcacctgccaccaggcccagctgatttttgtattttttagtagagacggggcttcaccatgttactcaggctggtctccaactcctggcctcaagcagtcctcccatcttggcctcccaaagtgctgggcttacaggcatgagccactgcaccctgcccagatgcaacttttttttaaaacattgtttttaatggagatgggcttttgctatgttgctcgggctggtctccaactcctggcctcaagtgatcctcccatctcggcctctcaaagtgctgggcttacaggtgtgagccactgtgcctggcccacaaatgcaatttttaaaaaaatattttcaatccaagTCTGGTTGAATCCATGGACACAGAAACCAAGGATACAGAGGGCTGCCTATagagttcctggcacagagtaagttcTGAAAAATAGTTACTGTTATTATGATAATCATACTGTGTTCCTGATTTGGAGTAAAGCAGGGAGTGTAGCAGAGTGCTCTCTCTTCTAGTgagagtggcagagtgagactcagccCTCTGAGGGGCACCAGGTGGGACAGAGGCAGGGTGATAGGTGGGACCAACCTTAGCTCCTGCCCTCCGCAGCTTCCGGTCACACTCCCTGGGCAGGAGCAGCTGGCTTGAGCAGAATCTCGGGACCTGAGGCTCTCAGGGGACCTCCCATTGGGGGATGGAGGGCAACGGTGGTGGTGCACAGGAAGTCTTCTACTTAGATGTCTAGCGGATCTCTAAATGAGGCTGCATGCATAATCACATACAGACATCCACTGAGAATGTGACACACCACGTCAGTGTGGGTCCCTCTGCCAGACCACACCACTCCCAGTGACTGTGAGGTGATGCCCAGCACATTGCACTATTGGCTCCTATCGGTGAGTGCAGTGCCTGACAACAGTGAGCtacatttatttgtaaaaatgaatGCCATCAGAGTAGACCACAATTGTGCTAACTCAAATTTGCTTTGTGTGCATTTCTTTCAGTTTCCTGAAGTGGCTTGATGTCTCACAGGGTTGAAGGCAGCCAAATGACCTTCTGACTCTGGCACCTCTTCTGCTGGGTACCCGCTGCCCTGCAGTGGTCCCCATGCTACCATGCTGCCTCCTTTTTGATGTAGCCTGTGCCATCTCTCAGTGACTGTTGGGGTCAGATGCTGGAGTCCACTCCCTGGCTTTGCATCCAGCCTCCAACACGTACTgcctgtgtgtccttgggcaagtctcataacctctctgggcctcggttGCCTTGGTGAGACATAACCACTGTACCTGCCTCCCAGGCTGTGAGGATTCACTGAGATAATTATATAATGCTTGcaacaatgtctggcacatagtaaaaatGATCACTGAATGTTAGCCACATCTTACCCCTGCAAGGCTTACCTCCCTGGAACCCATTGGTCCCAACCCTGCTCCTGAATCAGGCACAGTCCAGCTTGCCGCGGGAGCAAAGATCAGTACTCAGTGCTCCTGTCCCTTCCTCAGGCCAGAGCTGAGGAGGAGACTGAGTCACAAAAGACACCTCAGCTGCAGTTTGACCTCCGGGACTCACAGTCTGAGCAGCAGGTGCCACCAGCATGTGAGAGGTCCAGAGCTCTTCTGTCTCGTCCACCCGCCTGGGTGCACCCATGCTGGGAGCGCCTGCACCATTTGAGCATCTCCGATAGCATCCGCCAGAGTGTGTGCGGATTCACAGAAGTATGCAAATCACTAAGAATCCAGGGACTGGCACAGCCCATACGTGCACCCACACTCACGAGGGGGCCTGCTGCCTCTCAGCGTGGCAGGGATGTGACCTGTTAATGAATGTATTTACTTCCCAGAGTCTGTGGGCATGTTTTGCATCGATCTGTAGATGGATTTGTTTTGGGGAGCAGGGAGAGAATGAGGGCCCCCTGTGCCCAGTCTTACAGGGTGCAAGTAGCTGATGGGAAGAGCAGATTGCCTTTCAGCCGGGCCTGGTCCTGTGAGTCAGGGGCCTCCACCTTAGTGGGCGTGAAAGGCCTGTGTGATCTCAAGGGAGACATGGCCTCTCCGAGCCTCTCCTTATCTGTACAACCGACAGACGTAATGATTGGTGAGGCAATGAGGCTGATTGCTCAGCATTAGCTATGGCCACCCCTCCTGGCCAGTCACACAGGGATCAAACCAGGGGTC
This portion of the Macaca mulatta isolate MMU2019108-1 chromosome 14, T2T-MMU8v2.0, whole genome shotgun sequence genome encodes:
- the APOA4 gene encoding apolipoprotein A-IV, translated to MFLKAVVLTLALVAVTGARAEVSADQVATVMWDYFSQLSSNAKEAVEHLQKSELTQQLNALFQDKLGEVNTYAGDLQKKLVPFATELHERLAKDSEKLKEEIRKELEEVRARLLPHANEVSQKIGENVRELQQRLEPYTDQLRTQVNTQTEQLRRQLTPYAQRMERVLRENADSLQTSLRPHADQLKAKIDQNVEELKERLTPYADEFKVKIDQTVEELRRSLAPYAQDAQEKLNHQLEGLAFQMKKNAEELKARISASAEELRQRLAPLAEDMRGNLRGNTEGLQKSLAELGGHLDRHVEEFRLRVEPYGENFNKALVQQMEQLRQKLGPHAGDVEGHLSFLEKDLRDKVNSFFSTFKEKESQDNTLSLPEPEQQREQQQEQQQEQEQEQQQEQQQQQEQQQEQQQEQQQQQEQQREQQQQEQQQQQEQQQEQVQMLAPLES